Genomic window (Acinonyx jubatus isolate Ajub_Pintada_27869175 chromosome B1, VMU_Ajub_asm_v1.0, whole genome shotgun sequence):
GGCTTTTTGATGTGTGTGCTGTTTGTCACATTTGCTATTCCTTGTTCCAGTGCCTGTGGCTAGTATATTTGCCTATAAAGATTTTCAGTAAACATTACCCAGGAGGTTTCTCCAGCCCTGAGAAAGTTCTGAAAATGGTGAAACAAAGCCAAGCCCCTGAGTGCATCCCTCAGAGAATGCCTAGACAGGTTAAAACACAGAAGCACAATTTTTTGATGATAAGGTCTGTATTGCCTCCCCTGGTACCAGCAAGCTGCATAACTGGAGAATATATCACATTTAATTATGCAAACAGAAATGACTCTGATAGTGAATGAAAAGATCACTGGGATTTTGTGTTAGGAAGTGGAGGTCTGAGAGCAATCATCCAATATTTATATGTCTTAATGTATATTGTATTTCTAGAATTTGGACACATATCAAGATGCCCTGAAGAACAGCACAACCCTTTGGGGAATAGCCTTTTAAACATCATGACCAAAGACAAAGAATCTATCACCAGAAGCTTTTGCTTTGTGTACATTTTGACCTTAATAGTTGGAACCATAATCCAGTTCTCTGATGAAAGTGAATTTGCAGTAGACATGTCAAAAATGAAACTTACGCATGTTCCAAAAGACCTGTCACCAAAAACCAAAGTCTTAGATATATCTCAAAACTACATATCTAAGCTTCACATCTCTGACATTAGCTATCTCTTAGGGCTGGAAGTTTTGATACTTTCCTATAATAGACTCCAGTGCCTCGATTTTAGCATTTTCAAGTTCAACCAGGATTTGGAATATTTGGATTTATCTCACAATCAGTTGCAGAAGACCTCTTGCCACCTTATCAGGAGTCTCAAGCATTTAGACCTCTCATTCAATGACTTTGATGTCCTGCCCATCTGTAAGGAATTTGGCAACTTGACGCAACTGAATTTCTTAGGATTAAGTGGTACAAGGTTACGACAATTAGATCTGCTACCAATTGCTCATTTGCATCTAAGTCACATCCTTCTGGATTTAGAAGGTTATTATgcaaaagaaagtgaaacagaaagTCTTCAAATTCTGAATACAAAAACACTTCACCTTGTTTTTCACCCAAATCAGTTATTCTCTGTCCAAGTGAACATATCAGTTAACAGTTTAAGGTGCTTACAACTGACTAATATTAAATTGAATAACGACAACTGTCAAattctaattaaatttttatcAGAACTCATTAGAGGcccaactttactgaattttacTCTCAAACATGTGGAAACAACTTGGAAATGCCTGGTTAgggtttttcaatttctttggccCAAACCTGTAGAATATCTCAATATTTACAATTTAATAATAGTTGAAAGCATTGATGAAGAAGATTTTACTTATTCTAAAACAGCACTGAAAGCATTGAAAATAGAGCATGTtacagagtttttatttattcacagacggtgttatatacatttttttctgagatgAACATTATGATGTTAACCCTATCAGATTCACCTTTTATACACATGCTTTGTCCTCAGACATCAagcacatttaaatttttgaacttTACCCAGAATGTTTTCACAGACAGTGTATTTCAAAACTGTTCCAAACTAGTTAGATTGGAAACCCTTATCTTAcgaaagaataaattaaaaggcCTTTACAATATAGGTCTCATGACTAAGCATATGACATCTTTGGAAATATTGGATGTTAGTTGGAATTCTTTGGAATATGATAGACATGATGCAAATTGCACTTGGGGTGGGAGTATAGTGGTGTTAAATTTGTCTTCAAATATACTTACTGACTCTGTTTTCAGATGTTTACCTCCTAAGGTCAAGGTACTTGATCTTTATGATAACCGAATAAGGAGCATTCCTAAACTAATCATGAAACTAGAAGCTTTGCAAGAACTCAATGTTGCCTCCAATTCCTTAGCCCACCTTCCTGACTGTGGAGCTTTTAGCAGCCTTTCTGTACTGATCATTGACCATAATTCAATTTCCAACCCATCAGCTGATTTCTTCCACAGCTGCCAGAAGATTAGGTCCATAAGAGCAGGAAACAATCCATTCCAATGCACCTGTGAGCTAAGAGAATTTATCCAGAATATAGGCCAAGTATCAAGTGAAGTGGTAGAGGGTTGGCCTGATTCTTATAAGTGTGACAATCCAGAAAGTTATAAGGGAACCCCACT
Coding sequences:
- the TLR6 gene encoding LOW QUALITY PROTEIN: toll-like receptor 6 (The sequence of the model RefSeq protein was modified relative to this genomic sequence to represent the inferred CDS: inserted 1 base in 1 codon); the protein is MTKDKESITRSFCFVYILTLIVGTIIQFSDESEFAVDMSKMKLTHVPKDLSPKTKVLDISQNYISKLHISDISYLLGLEVLILSYNRLQCLDFSIFKFNQDLEYLDLSHNQLQKTSCHLIRSLKHLDLSFNDFDVLPICKEFGNLTQLNFLGLSGTRLRQLDLLPIAHLHLSHILLDLEGYYAKESETESLQILNTKTLHLVFHPNQLFSVQVNISVNSLRCLQLTNIKLNNDNCQILIKFLSELIRGPTLLNFTLKHVETTWKCLVRVFQFLWPKPVEYLNIYNLIIVESIDEEDFTYSKTALKALKIEHVTXVFIYSQTVLYTFFSEMNIMMLTLSDSPFIHMLCPQTSSTFKFLNFTQNVFTDSVFQNCSKLVRLETLILRKNKLKGLYNIGLMTKHMTSLEILDVSWNSLEYDRHDANCTWGGSIVVLNLSSNILTDSVFRCLPPKVKVLDLYDNRIRSIPKLIMKLEALQELNVASNSLAHLPDCGAFSSLSVLIIDHNSISNPSADFFHSCQKIRSIRAGNNPFQCTCELREFIQNIGQVSSEVVEGWPDSYKCDNPESYKGTPLKDFHVSQLSCNTALLLVTIGVTVLVLTVTVTALCMYFDLPWYLRMVCQWTQTRHRARNLPLEELQRTLQFHAFISYSEHDSAWVKNELVPYLEKEDLRICLHERNFVPGKSIVENIINCIEKSYKSIFVLSPNFVQSEWCHYELYFAHHNLFHEGSNNLILILLEPIPQNCIPSKYHKLKALMTQRTYLEWPKEKSKHGLFWANIRAAFNMKLTLIAENNNAET